The Ahaetulla prasina isolate Xishuangbanna chromosome 4, ASM2864084v1, whole genome shotgun sequence genome has a window encoding:
- the RBM48 gene encoding RNA-binding protein 48, with protein sequence MAAVDPGEGEIEVGGVCQHHAQQAICASRAKYREGRRPRAVKVYTVNLESRYLLIQGVPALGVMKELIELFALYGTIEEYNPLDGYPAEEFTEVYLIKFLKISSARAAKRKLDERNFFGSLLHICYAPEFESVQDTRDKLRDRRKYIAKATNFNKQSLETKQDCGIRSSKIMPLDHGSWTSKTAISKWNPATYTEDTCQSSCCTLLLKHITSAEQPCQNMLVAPHCSHHYPTTSACFSQNIRMDKKPQQREHDTLACWNLERKVPCYEGLGRFMPRTTQLQERKRRRDEDNKLALLGREPNGEEIIFGPRLPEIPKIDMDDDSLNNSAILIRNRLKKIADPVQTSNSPKELLVENQATPVIKQRRRI encoded by the exons ATGGCGGCGGTTGATCCTGGTGAGGGCGAGATCGAGGTCGGGGGCGTCTGCCAGCATCACGCTCAGCAGGCGATCTGCGCCTCGCGCGCCAAGTATCGTGAAGGGCGCAGGCCGCGAGCAGTGAAG GTTTACACTGTCAATTTAGAGTCTCGATATTTGTTAATCCAAGGTGTTCCTGCATTGGGAGTTATGAAGGAGCTAATTGAACTTTTTGCATTATATGGTACTATCGAGGAATATAATCCACTGGATGGTTATCCAGCCGAAGAATTTACTGAAGTGTATTTgatcaagtttttaaaaatatcaagtgCGAG ggCAGCCAAAAGAAAACTGGATGAGCGGAatttctttggcagtttgctaCATATATGCTATGCTCCAGAATTTGAGAGTGTACAAGACACCAGAGACAAACTAAGAGACAGACGAAAATATATAGCAAAAGCAACCAATTTCAACA AGCAATCACTGGAGACAAAACAGGATTGTGGTATACGTTCTTCAAAGATCATGCCATTGGATCATGGATCATGGACATCTAAAACAGCAATTAGCAAATGGAATCCAGCAACATATACAGAGGACACCTGTCAATCTTCCTGTTGCACATTATTACTGAAGCATATTACATCTGCAGAACAGCCTTGCCAGAATATGTTAGTAGCACCTCATTGTTCTCATCACTATCCTACAACATCTGCATGCTTTAGCCAAAATATAAGAATGGATAAGAAGCCACAGCAAAGAGAGCATGACACATTGGCTTGCTGGAACCTAGAAAGAAAGGTTCCATGTTATGAAGGTCTTGGAAGATTCATGCCCCGAACTACTCAACTTCAGGaacgaaagaggagaagagatgaAGACAATAAACTTGCCCTTTTGGGAAGAGAGCCTAATGgtgaagaaattatttttggcCCAAGGCTACCAGAAATACCTAAAATAGATATGGAtgatgattcactgaacaactcggCAATCTTAATTCGCAATAGACTAAAGAAG ATTGCTGATCCAGTTCAAACTTCAAACTCACCTAAAGAATTATTAGTGGAAAATCAAGCAACACCAGTAATAAAGCAGAGGCGGCGAATATAA